In Nocardioides sp., the following proteins share a genomic window:
- the ftsZ gene encoding cell division protein FtsZ: MAAQNYLAIIKVVGIGGGGVNAVNRMIEVGLKGVEFIAINTDAQALLMSDADVKLDIGRELTRGLGAGANPEVGARAADDHADEIEEVLKGADMVFVTAGEGGGTGTGGAPVVARIARSLGALTIGVVTRPFAFEGRRRANSAEEGIAQLREEVDTLIVIPNDRLLSISDRNVSVLDAFRQADQVLLQGVSGITDLITTPGLINLDFADVKSVMANAGSALMGIGSARGEDRAVQAAEHAVSSPLLEASIDGAHGVLLSIAGGSDLGLFEINEAAALVAQAAHEEANIIFGATIDDALGDEVRVTVIAAGFDGGMPKRRDEGTVLRREPKQSQEETRAAVQAINRPATGVSSGGASGGAAQSSGGQSSGGQSTGQSSGQSSSGSEATRPSAAKPQPREVEFDDDLDVPDFLK; the protein is encoded by the coding sequence GTGGCAGCACAGAACTACTTGGCGATCATCAAGGTCGTGGGGATCGGCGGTGGCGGTGTCAACGCCGTCAACCGGATGATCGAGGTCGGCCTCAAGGGCGTCGAGTTCATCGCGATCAACACCGACGCTCAGGCGCTGCTGATGAGCGACGCCGACGTCAAACTCGACATCGGCCGCGAACTCACCCGCGGGCTCGGTGCCGGCGCCAACCCCGAGGTCGGCGCGCGGGCGGCCGACGATCACGCCGACGAGATCGAAGAGGTGCTCAAGGGCGCCGACATGGTCTTTGTCACTGCGGGTGAGGGCGGCGGCACGGGGACGGGCGGCGCGCCAGTGGTTGCGCGGATCGCTCGCTCGCTCGGTGCGCTGACGATCGGTGTCGTGACGCGGCCGTTCGCGTTCGAGGGTCGGCGTCGAGCCAACTCCGCGGAGGAGGGCATCGCCCAACTGCGCGAAGAGGTCGACACCTTGATCGTGATCCCCAACGATCGCCTGCTGTCGATCAGCGACCGCAACGTCTCGGTGCTCGACGCGTTCCGGCAGGCCGACCAGGTGCTGCTCCAGGGCGTCTCGGGCATTACCGACCTGATCACCACCCCGGGCCTGATCAACCTCGACTTCGCCGACGTCAAGTCCGTGATGGCCAACGCCGGATCGGCGTTGATGGGCATCGGCTCGGCGCGCGGTGAGGACCGGGCGGTGCAGGCTGCCGAGCACGCGGTGTCCAGTCCGCTGCTGGAGGCCTCGATTGACGGCGCTCACGGCGTCCTGCTCTCCATCGCGGGCGGATCCGACCTCGGACTTTTCGAGATCAACGAGGCGGCGGCCTTGGTGGCGCAGGCGGCGCACGAGGAAGCCAACATCATCTTCGGTGCCACGATCGACGATGCTCTGGGAGACGAGGTGCGCGTCACGGTTATCGCGGCCGGTTTCGACGGTGGCATGCCGAAGCGTCGCGACGAGGGCACGGTGCTGCGGCGCGAACCCAAACAGTCCCAGGAAGAGACTCGTGCGGCCGTCCAGGCGATCAACCGGCCCGCGACGGGAGTCTCGTCCGGGGGAGCCTCTGGTGGCGCGGCTCAGTCGTCGGGCGGCCAGTCGTCGGGCGGTCAGTCGACCGGTCAGTCCTCCGGCCAGTCGTCGAGTGGGTCCGAGGCGACCCGGCCCAGCGCCGCGAAGCCGCAGCCGCGTGAGGTGGAATTCGACGACGACCTGGACGTCCCCGACTTCTTGAAGTGA
- the sepF gene encoding cell division protein SepF — MASAMRKIGEYLGLVEDTGAYDQRDQYDGADEYDTEAVQTTRGGRFDVEERPRRESRTPAPVSDLADRRPRAVPSPGVVELSRIISLQPRTYNEARTVGEEFREGIPVIMNLSDMDDADAKRIVDFAAGLVFGTHGKLERVANKVFLLSPHNVNVGAEDKQRLSEGGFFNQS; from the coding sequence ATGGCCAGTGCGATGCGGAAGATCGGCGAATACTTAGGTCTCGTCGAAGACACCGGCGCGTACGACCAACGCGACCAGTACGACGGCGCCGACGAATACGACACCGAAGCAGTGCAGACCACGCGTGGTGGCCGCTTCGACGTCGAGGAGCGCCCGCGCCGCGAGAGCCGTACGCCTGCCCCCGTCTCAGATCTCGCTGACCGCCGCCCGCGCGCGGTCCCTAGTCCCGGAGTCGTCGAGTTGTCCCGCATCATCTCCTTGCAGCCGCGCACCTATAACGAGGCGCGTACCGTCGGCGAGGAGTTCCGCGAGGGCATCCCGGTGATCATGAACCTCAGCGACATGGACGACGCAGACGCCAAGCGCATCGTGGACTTCGCGGCCGGGTTGGTCTTCGGCACCCACGGCAAGCTTGAGCGGGTCGCCAACAAGGTCTTCCTGCTCTCGCCCCACAACGTCAATGTGGGCGCGGAGGACAAGCAGCGACTCTCCGAGGGTGGCTTCTTCAACCAGAGCTGA
- a CDS encoding RluA family pseudouridine synthase translates to MSEQRTVLVPDGLAGERVDAALARMFGFSRTRAAELVAEGHVAVDGAQVVKSHRVASGAMLDVTIPDVADPVTVVPEIVEGIRIIHDDDALVVIDKPVGVAVHPSPGWNGPTVVGHLVAAGFRIATSGASERQGIVQRLDVGTSGVMVIAKGERAYSVLKNAFRHRTVDKTYHALVQGHPDPWQGTIDAPIARHPKHDYKMAVMSGGRHSVTHYETLEAHRFASLLEVHLETGRTHQIRVHMSALHHPCVADFHYGADPVLAKRVGLERQWLHAVKLGFLHPETGEYVEYESPYPDDLAHALEVIRAAD, encoded by the coding sequence GTGAGCGAACAACGCACCGTGCTGGTACCCGACGGATTGGCCGGCGAGCGTGTCGACGCCGCCTTGGCTCGGATGTTCGGCTTCTCGCGCACCCGTGCGGCCGAACTCGTGGCCGAGGGGCACGTCGCCGTCGACGGTGCCCAGGTGGTCAAGAGTCATCGAGTCGCCAGCGGCGCCATGCTGGATGTGACGATTCCCGACGTGGCCGATCCGGTGACGGTGGTTCCGGAGATCGTAGAGGGCATCCGGATCATCCACGACGATGATGCGTTGGTCGTGATCGACAAGCCGGTCGGCGTGGCGGTGCACCCGTCGCCGGGGTGGAACGGCCCAACTGTGGTCGGCCACCTGGTCGCCGCGGGCTTTCGGATCGCCACCAGTGGTGCCTCCGAACGCCAAGGGATCGTGCAGCGTCTGGACGTGGGCACGTCGGGTGTGATGGTGATCGCCAAGGGCGAGCGAGCGTACTCCGTACTCAAGAACGCCTTCCGGCACCGCACCGTCGACAAGACCTATCACGCTCTTGTGCAGGGGCACCCGGATCCCTGGCAGGGCACCATCGACGCACCCATCGCGCGACATCCCAAGCACGACTACAAGATGGCGGTGATGTCGGGTGGGCGCCACAGCGTGACGCACTACGAGACGCTGGAGGCGCACCGCTTCGCCAGCCTGTTGGAAGTGCACCTGGAGACGGGACGTACCCACCAGATTCGCGTGCACATGAGCGCGCTCCACCACCCGTGCGTGGCTGACTTCCACTACGGCGCCGATCCGGTGCTGGCCAAGCGTGTCGGACTTGAACGGCAGTGGTTGCACGCGGTCAAACTCGGCTTCTTGCACCCCGAGACGGGGGAGTACGTCGAGTACGAGTCGCCTTATCCCGACGACCTCGCCCACGCGCTCGAAGTCATCCGTGCCGCCGACTGA
- a CDS encoding TraR/DksA C4-type zinc finger protein, giving the protein MVRSLARSIADTAKRAISGRSAVVEAAPAKEAPATKAPAKKAPAKKAPAKKAPAKKAPAKKAPAKKAPAKKTAAKKAPAKKAAAKKAPAKKAAAKKTAAKKAPAKKTAAKKAPAKKAPAKKTPAKKAAVGTLVVREGETKWTKKELDDVLKELHEQRSRLRAEVTEQERDLADLMRDAGDGAGHDQADMGATSFERDQELAFVHNERDMLAQIDRALERIEDGTYGICESCGNPIGKMRVMAFPRATLCVTCKQREERR; this is encoded by the coding sequence ATGGTGCGCAGTTTGGCCCGTTCGATCGCCGATACGGCCAAGAGGGCGATCTCGGGCCGGTCCGCAGTTGTCGAGGCTGCTCCCGCGAAGGAGGCGCCCGCCACGAAGGCACCCGCGAAGAAGGCGCCCGCGAAGAAGGCGCCCGCCAAGAAGGCGCCCGCCAAGAAGGCGCCCGCCAAGAAGGCGCCCGCCAAGAAGGCGCCCGCCAAGAAGACGGCCGCGAAGAAGGCGCCCGCCAAGAAGGCAGCCGCGAAGAAGGCGCCCGCCAAGAAGGCAGCCGCGAAGAAGACGGCCGCGAAGAAGGCGCCCGCCAAGAAGACGGCCGCCAAAAAGGCACCGGCGAAGAAGGCGCCCGCCAAGAAGACACCGGCGAAGAAAGCCGCTGTCGGCACCCTCGTCGTACGCGAGGGCGAGACCAAGTGGACCAAGAAGGAACTCGACGACGTCCTCAAGGAGTTGCACGAGCAGCGCAGTCGCCTGCGCGCGGAGGTCACCGAGCAAGAGCGTGACCTGGCCGATCTGATGCGCGACGCCGGTGACGGCGCTGGACACGATCAGGCCGACATGGGAGCTACGTCGTTCGAACGTGACCAGGAACTCGCCTTCGTCCACAACGAGCGCGACATGCTGGCGCAGATTGATCGTGCGCTGGAACGGATCGAGGATGGCACATACGGCATCTGCGAATCTTGCGGGAACCCGATCGGCAAGATGAGAGTGATGGCGTTCCCGCGTGCCACACTGTGCGTGACATGCAAACAGCGCGAGGAGCGCCGCTGA
- a CDS encoding FtsQ-type POTRA domain-containing protein has translation MPEGRPLARIDLDTIERRVEGIAAVKSATATRAWPDAIKIAVTERKAVAVVDLGDDIRGMDDQGVVFRKFDKRPVALPLVKTSGVTGGEALHEAALVLASLPTPLQGRVAHLSVVTVDQIWLVLRDQRVIMWGSAEESEQKAQVLTVLLKRPAKTYDVSVPGQPTTSDRLPATPLP, from the coding sequence GTGCCCGAGGGGCGTCCACTCGCGCGCATCGATCTGGACACGATCGAGCGCCGCGTGGAGGGGATCGCGGCGGTCAAGTCGGCGACGGCGACTCGAGCCTGGCCGGACGCGATCAAGATCGCGGTCACCGAACGCAAGGCCGTTGCCGTGGTGGACCTCGGCGACGACATCCGCGGGATGGACGACCAGGGCGTGGTGTTTCGCAAGTTCGACAAGCGTCCGGTCGCATTGCCGCTGGTGAAGACATCCGGAGTCACCGGGGGAGAGGCGCTGCACGAGGCCGCGCTGGTGCTGGCGTCGCTGCCTACGCCGCTGCAAGGCCGGGTGGCGCACCTGTCGGTGGTGACGGTGGACCAGATCTGGCTGGTCCTGCGTGACCAGCGCGTGATCATGTGGGGCAGCGCCGAGGAATCCGAGCAGAAGGCCCAGGTGCTGACCGTGCTGCTCAAGCGGCCGGCGAAGACGTACGACGTCAGTGTGCCGGGCCAGCCGACCACCTCGGATCGACTCCCTGCCACGCCCCTCCCCTGA
- a CDS encoding YggS family pyridoxal phosphate-dependent enzyme — protein sequence MNRRDELAAGLSEVRERIATACRDAGRDDSEVTLVVVTKFFPASDVRLLADLGVTDVGENRHPEGRDKAEACADLGLTWHYIGGLQSNKAAAVGAYADVVQSVDRAKLLPGLARAAQERGRALEVLVQVSLDPPETQDGRNGVVPTELDALAAEVNKHDALRLRGLMAVAPLGAEPADAFSRLRAIRSDFLTRHRDAGWLSAGMSGDLEEAIGAGATHVRVGTAILGSRPSIK from the coding sequence ATGAATCGTCGAGACGAACTTGCAGCCGGCCTCAGCGAGGTGCGCGAGCGGATCGCCACGGCATGTCGCGACGCAGGTCGAGATGACAGCGAGGTCACTCTTGTGGTGGTCACGAAGTTCTTCCCAGCCTCCGACGTGCGGCTGCTCGCAGACCTCGGCGTCACCGACGTGGGGGAGAACCGTCATCCTGAAGGTCGGGACAAAGCAGAGGCCTGCGCGGATCTCGGACTGACGTGGCACTACATCGGCGGTCTGCAGAGCAACAAGGCTGCGGCGGTGGGGGCCTATGCCGACGTGGTGCAATCCGTCGACCGCGCAAAACTCCTGCCCGGGCTCGCCCGTGCTGCCCAAGAGCGCGGACGTGCGCTGGAGGTCTTGGTGCAGGTCAGTCTCGACCCGCCCGAGACACAGGACGGTCGCAACGGGGTCGTGCCCACCGAACTCGACGCGCTCGCTGCCGAAGTGAACAAGCACGACGCGCTGCGCTTGCGTGGGTTGATGGCCGTCGCGCCCCTGGGCGCGGAGCCTGCGGACGCGTTCTCTCGACTGCGCGCGATCCGGTCGGACTTCCTGACCCGACACCGCGACGCGGGGTGGCTCAGTGCGGGCATGAGCGGCGACCTCGAGGAGGCGATCGGTGCAGGCGCGACACACGTACGCGTCGGCACCGCGATCCTCGGATCAAGGCCTTCGATCAAGTAG
- a CDS encoding polyphenol oxidase family protein encodes MIEVAFTGPGLDVSDHAAEDVRARALAAVAAATSAEPRLMRQVHGAEVVAVDATSPTPTCDAMLTVDAGIALLARAADCVPVLLADPATGVVAAAHAGRPGVERGVVPSAIAAMSAAGAAPTVAWIGPHVCGRCYEVPSDLQERVVRAVPETRSTTSWQTPALDLGAGVRAQLAQAGIEDVRDVGVCTREDVEWPSYRRDGDAATRFAGLVWSHR; translated from the coding sequence GTGATCGAGGTTGCCTTCACCGGGCCCGGACTCGACGTCTCCGACCACGCGGCCGAGGACGTACGTGCCCGTGCGCTCGCCGCCGTGGCCGCCGCGACCTCGGCCGAGCCCCGGCTGATGCGTCAGGTGCACGGCGCTGAGGTGGTCGCGGTGGACGCCACGTCTCCCACCCCGACCTGTGACGCGATGCTCACCGTGGACGCAGGGATCGCTCTGCTGGCCCGCGCGGCCGATTGCGTGCCTGTGCTGCTGGCTGATCCGGCCACCGGTGTGGTCGCGGCTGCGCACGCCGGACGGCCGGGGGTCGAGCGGGGAGTCGTACCCAGCGCGATCGCCGCGATGTCTGCCGCGGGAGCGGCCCCGACTGTCGCGTGGATCGGCCCACACGTGTGCGGTCGCTGTTATGAGGTGCCGTCGGATCTGCAGGAGCGGGTGGTGCGGGCGGTGCCCGAGACGCGGAGTACGACCTCGTGGCAGACCCCCGCGCTCGATCTGGGCGCCGGCGTACGCGCCCAGTTGGCGCAGGCGGGCATCGAAGACGTTCGCGATGTCGGGGTGTGTACCCGAGAGGACGTCGAGTGGCCGTCCTACCGACGCGACGGCGACGCGGCCACTCGATTCGCAGGCCTTGTCTGGAGTCACCGATGA
- a CDS encoding DivIVA domain-containing protein: MPLTPEDVSNKRFTPVRLREGYDMGEVDQFLDEVEAELARLNRENEELRARLGDAQASGSGFAPAAEPDVAEEPVADEVVETPAEPEPVAAAAPVAAAEPIRVETVPQASNAAARLLEIATRNADELVDDAKNQADAIVGEARTKAERLTSESKASADKMESDARTRSQMLDSETAERRKELFGALEVERGKLTNEIEGLRSFEREYRSRLKSYFNQQLEALDNSSVNPEAEMPESTQPPKRLRSILGEEEG; this comes from the coding sequence ATGCCGCTGACGCCAGAGGACGTGAGCAACAAGCGCTTTACGCCCGTACGCCTTCGCGAGGGGTACGACATGGGCGAGGTGGACCAGTTCCTCGACGAGGTGGAGGCTGAGCTGGCCCGTCTCAACCGGGAGAACGAAGAACTGCGTGCGCGCCTTGGTGACGCGCAGGCCAGCGGCAGTGGCTTCGCCCCGGCAGCCGAGCCCGACGTGGCAGAGGAGCCGGTCGCCGACGAGGTCGTGGAGACCCCGGCAGAGCCCGAGCCCGTAGCGGCGGCGGCCCCGGTGGCGGCCGCGGAGCCCATCCGTGTCGAGACTGTGCCGCAGGCGTCCAATGCCGCCGCGCGCCTGCTGGAGATCGCCACGCGCAACGCCGACGAGTTGGTCGACGACGCCAAGAACCAGGCCGACGCCATCGTGGGTGAGGCTCGCACGAAGGCCGAGCGCCTGACGTCCGAGAGCAAGGCCAGCGCCGACAAGATGGAGTCCGACGCACGGACCCGTTCGCAGATGCTCGACTCCGAGACCGCCGAGCGTCGCAAGGAACTGTTCGGTGCGCTCGAGGTGGAGCGCGGCAAGTTGACCAACGAGATCGAGGGTCTGCGTTCGTTCGAGCGCGAATACCGCTCGCGCCTCAAGAGCTACTTCAACCAGCAACTCGAGGCGCTGGACAACTCCAGCGTCAATCCCGAGGCGGAGATGCCCGAGTCGACGCAGCCGCCGAAGCGTCTTCGTTCGATCCTCGGGGAGGAGGAGGGCTGA
- the lspA gene encoding signal peptidase II → MLPRRFGLFVLVFAVCYVSDVLSKIVAVHRLEPGHSVEIVGDFFTLYLIRNPGAAFSMGERFTVFLSCLAVVATVVAWRFAWLTRHRGWAVGIGLVGAGVLGNLTDRLLREPGPMRGHVVDFFRLPNWPIFNVADICINVGAGLILLLALRGISYDGTREESAGSAKEGDA, encoded by the coding sequence GTGCTCCCTCGCCGCTTCGGCCTGTTCGTCCTGGTCTTCGCGGTCTGCTATGTCAGCGACGTGCTCAGCAAGATCGTCGCGGTGCATCGGCTCGAGCCCGGTCACAGTGTCGAGATCGTGGGCGATTTCTTCACTCTCTATTTGATCCGCAACCCGGGCGCGGCCTTCAGCATGGGCGAGCGGTTCACGGTGTTCCTCAGTTGCCTGGCTGTCGTGGCGACCGTGGTGGCATGGCGCTTCGCCTGGCTGACTCGCCACCGAGGGTGGGCCGTGGGCATCGGGCTTGTGGGTGCCGGAGTGCTCGGAAATCTCACCGATCGCCTGTTGCGTGAGCCGGGACCGATGCGCGGCCACGTGGTCGACTTCTTCCGGTTGCCCAACTGGCCGATCTTCAACGTCGCCGATATCTGCATCAATGTGGGTGCCGGGCTGATCTTGCTGCTGGCCCTGCGCGGCATCTCGTACGACGGGACGCGCGAGGAATCGGCCGGCTCCGCGAAGGAGGGCGACGCGTGA